One stretch of Streptomyces sp. R21 DNA includes these proteins:
- a CDS encoding (2Fe-2S)-binding protein, whose amino-acid sequence MPLPTLATGAPAGTDARPARSAVADAYTRLTEVFPGLSVMELGPREAAPQGSGWVSSAGLAEGGADLDAFLAWDEAQVLREYGERARPDVVASFGLHRYAWPACLLITVPWFLLRRVPRFPVQNVTFQRTLGRMAVRTGEFACLPDDPAAGLPGARVVPDEEALRAEVRAAVAEHLEPVLGGFGPRMRRRGRALWGMATDEVVEGLWYVAHLLGEERRAMSELEHLMPGATKPYAGSAAFRELTGPSGESLPTRDRVSCCLFYTLRPEDTCATCPRTCDADRLAKLSAGTAG is encoded by the coding sequence ATGCCCCTCCCCACTCTCGCCACAGGCGCCCCGGCCGGCACCGACGCACGCCCGGCCCGGTCGGCCGTCGCGGATGCGTACACCCGGCTGACCGAGGTGTTCCCGGGCCTGAGCGTCATGGAACTGGGCCCCCGGGAAGCGGCACCCCAGGGCAGCGGCTGGGTGTCCAGCGCCGGGCTCGCGGAGGGCGGCGCCGATCTCGACGCGTTCCTCGCGTGGGACGAGGCCCAGGTCCTGCGGGAGTACGGCGAGCGGGCGCGTCCCGACGTCGTCGCCAGTTTCGGGCTCCACCGGTACGCCTGGCCCGCCTGTCTGCTGATCACCGTCCCGTGGTTCCTGCTGCGCCGCGTGCCCCGCTTCCCCGTGCAGAACGTCACCTTCCAGCGCACCCTCGGCCGCATGGCGGTGCGAACCGGGGAGTTCGCCTGTCTGCCCGACGATCCGGCGGCCGGCCTGCCCGGCGCCCGCGTCGTGCCGGACGAGGAGGCACTGCGGGCCGAGGTGCGGGCCGCCGTGGCCGAGCATCTGGAACCGGTCCTCGGCGGCTTCGGACCGCGTATGCGGCGGCGCGGCCGGGCCCTGTGGGGCATGGCGACCGACGAGGTCGTCGAGGGGCTCTGGTACGTCGCCCACCTCCTCGGCGAGGAGCGGCGGGCGATGAGCGAGCTGGAGCACCTGATGCCGGGCGCCACCAAGCCGTACGCGGGCTCCGCCGCCTTCCGTGAACTCACCGGACCGAGCGGCGAGTCCCTGCCCACCCGCGACCGGGTGAGCTGCTGCCTCTTCTACACCCTGCGCCCCGAGGACACCTGCGCCACCTGCCCGCGCACCTGCGACGCCGACCGCTTGGCCAAGTTGTCGGCCGGCACCGCCGGTTGA
- a CDS encoding (2Fe-2S)-binding protein yields the protein MRVNFTVNGRRQEADDVWEGESLLYVLRERMGLPGSKNACEQGECGSCTVRLDGVPVCACLVAAGQVEGREVVTVEGLADFAKQRAEHGGCATGARGTRDASGTSLDEAQRWGAQGHDSQTGEGTELAPIQQAFIDAGAVQCGFCTPGLLVAADEMLEHNPNPSDADIREALSGNLCRCTGYENIMDAVRLAAARQSEAV from the coding sequence ATGCGCGTCAATTTCACGGTCAACGGCCGTCGGCAGGAAGCCGACGACGTGTGGGAGGGCGAGAGCCTGCTGTACGTCCTGCGCGAGCGCATGGGTCTGCCCGGTTCCAAGAACGCCTGCGAGCAGGGCGAGTGCGGCTCCTGCACGGTCCGCCTCGACGGCGTGCCGGTGTGTGCGTGTCTGGTGGCGGCCGGTCAGGTCGAGGGCCGCGAGGTCGTCACGGTCGAGGGCCTCGCCGACTTCGCCAAGCAGCGCGCGGAGCACGGCGGTTGCGCCACCGGCGCCCGCGGTACGCGGGACGCGTCCGGGACTTCGCTCGACGAGGCCCAGCGGTGGGGCGCCCAGGGGCACGACTCGCAGACCGGTGAGGGCACCGAACTTGCTCCCATCCAGCAGGCGTTCATCGACGCCGGCGCCGTCCAGTGCGGCTTCTGCACCCCGGGTCTGCTGGTCGCGGCCGACGAGATGCTGGAGCACAACCCGAACCCGAGCGACGCGGACATCCGCGAGGCGCTCTCGGGCAACCTGTGCCGCTGCACCGGCTACGAGAACATCATGGACGCGGTCCGCCTCGCGGCCGCCCGGCAGTCCGAGGCGGTGTGA
- a CDS encoding GntR family transcriptional regulator: MEQAGPLGTHGSAGTQAPDIRAGSVRVPPQPRAADVDRERLTAARGAAGDGTGSDASAGTDIGVRGEHTHSEVSIPAPRALGERPVVQRASVRGQILDALRTALVAGELAPGEVYSAPALADRFGVSATPVREAMQQLVQEGAVEVAPNRGFRIIERGARELAELAEVRALIEVPVMLRLARTVPAARWAELRPLAEETVRAASSGCRATYAESDRAFHRALLTLAGNSQLVQIADDLHRRAQWPLVGAPASRGRADLVADAAEHTALLEALIAQDLPVVQSLVGEHFAGAC; this comes from the coding sequence GTGGAGCAGGCCGGTCCGCTCGGCACGCACGGCTCCGCCGGGACACAGGCCCCGGACATCCGTGCGGGGTCCGTTCGGGTTCCGCCGCAGCCCCGGGCCGCGGACGTGGACCGGGAGCGGCTGACGGCCGCGCGTGGCGCTGCGGGTGACGGCACGGGCTCCGACGCGAGTGCCGGTACGGATATCGGGGTTCGCGGCGAGCACACCCACAGTGAGGTGTCCATCCCGGCGCCGCGTGCCCTGGGGGAGCGGCCCGTCGTCCAGCGGGCCTCGGTCCGCGGCCAGATCCTCGACGCCCTGCGGACCGCGCTGGTCGCGGGAGAGCTGGCGCCCGGCGAGGTGTACTCGGCGCCCGCGCTCGCCGATCGGTTCGGGGTGTCCGCGACGCCCGTACGCGAGGCGATGCAGCAGCTCGTGCAGGAGGGTGCCGTCGAGGTCGCGCCGAATCGGGGGTTCCGGATCATCGAGCGCGGTGCGCGGGAGCTTGCCGAGCTCGCCGAGGTCCGTGCCCTGATCGAGGTCCCCGTCATGCTGCGCCTGGCCCGTACGGTGCCCGCCGCGCGCTGGGCCGAGCTGCGCCCGCTCGCCGAGGAGACGGTGCGGGCCGCGTCCTCGGGCTGCCGCGCGACCTACGCCGAGTCCGACCGCGCCTTCCATCGCGCGCTTCTCACTCTCGCCGGGAACTCCCAGCTGGTGCAGATCGCGGACGACCTGCACCGCCGCGCCCAGTGGCCCCTCGTCGGCGCCCCCGCCTCCCGTGGCCGCGCCGACCTCGTCGCCGACGCCGCCGAACACACGGCGCTCCTGGAGGCCCTGATCGCCCAGGACCTGCCGGTCGTCCAGTCCCTGGTGGGGGAGCACTTCGCGGGGGCGTGCTGA
- a CDS encoding xanthine dehydrogenase family protein molybdopterin-binding subunit encodes MGTTGTPTNITQGSRTKGGVGESTLRPDGTLKVTGEFAYSSDMWHEDMLWGHTLRSTVAHAEIVSIDTSEALAQPGVHAVMTYDDLPTEVKNYGLEIQDTPVLAHGKVRHHGEPVAIVAADHPETARRAAAKIKVEYRELPVITDEASATAPDAVLVHENRDDLPQSQLRSTGGTPTIGHVPHPNIVHRQPIIRGDAEAAAKKADFIVKGEYTFGMQDQAFLGPESGLAVPADDGGVDLYIATQWLHSDLRQIAPVLGLPEEKVRMTLSGVGGAFGGREDLSMQIHACLLALRTGKPVKIVYNRFESFFGHVHRHPAKLTYEHGATKDGKLTHLKARIVLDGGAYASASPAVVGNASSLGAGPYVIDNVDIEAIALYTNNPPCGAMRGFGAVQACFAYEAQMDRLADEVGMDRVAFRQLNAMERGSTMPTGQVVDSPAPVAELLRRVKAMPMPPEQQWLAAGEAADVRQLPGGLSNTTHGEAVVRGVGYAVGIKNVGFSEGFDDYSTAKVRMEVVGGEPVATVHTAMAEVGQGGVTVHAQIARTELGVAQVTIAPADTQVGSAGSTSASRQTYVTGGAVKNSCELVREKVLEIGRRKFGTYHPAWATAELLLEGGKVVTDGGEVLADLADVLEDEAVEIEAEWRHRPTEPFDLRTGQGFGHVQYTFAAHRAVVEVDTELGLVKVIELACAQDVGKALNPLSVIGQIQGGTLQGMGIAVMEEIVVDPRTAKVRNPSFTDYLLPTILDTPTIPVDVLELADDHAPYGLRGVGEAPTLSSTPAVLAAIRNATGLELNRTPVRPEHLTGTS; translated from the coding sequence ATGGGTACGACCGGTACGCCCACCAACATCACGCAGGGCTCCAGGACAAAGGGCGGCGTCGGCGAGTCGACGCTCCGCCCGGACGGCACCCTCAAGGTCACCGGCGAGTTCGCGTACTCGTCCGACATGTGGCACGAGGACATGCTGTGGGGCCACACCCTGCGCTCCACGGTCGCGCACGCCGAGATCGTGTCGATCGACACCTCCGAGGCCCTCGCGCAGCCCGGCGTCCACGCCGTCATGACGTACGACGACCTGCCGACCGAGGTGAAGAACTACGGCCTGGAGATCCAGGACACCCCGGTCCTCGCGCACGGCAAGGTCCGCCACCACGGCGAGCCCGTCGCGATCGTCGCCGCCGACCACCCGGAGACCGCGCGCCGCGCCGCCGCCAAGATCAAGGTGGAGTACCGGGAGCTGCCCGTCATCACCGACGAGGCCTCGGCCACCGCGCCCGACGCCGTCCTCGTCCACGAGAACCGCGACGACCTCCCCCAGTCTCAACTTCGTTCGACCGGGGGGACCCCCACCATCGGCCACGTCCCGCACCCGAACATCGTGCACCGCCAGCCGATCATCCGCGGTGACGCCGAAGCGGCCGCCAAGAAGGCCGACTTCATCGTCAAGGGCGAGTACACCTTCGGGATGCAGGACCAGGCCTTCCTCGGCCCGGAGTCCGGCCTCGCCGTACCCGCCGACGACGGCGGCGTCGACCTCTACATCGCCACCCAGTGGCTGCACTCGGACCTGCGCCAGATCGCGCCCGTCCTCGGCCTGCCCGAGGAGAAGGTCCGCATGACGCTCTCCGGCGTCGGCGGCGCCTTCGGCGGCCGCGAGGACCTGTCGATGCAGATCCACGCCTGCCTGCTCGCCCTGCGCACGGGTAAGCCGGTCAAGATCGTCTACAACCGCTTCGAGTCCTTCTTCGGGCACGTCCACCGCCACCCCGCCAAGCTCACCTACGAGCACGGCGCGACCAAGGACGGCAAGCTCACCCACCTGAAGGCCCGGATCGTCCTGGACGGCGGCGCCTACGCTTCGGCCTCCCCGGCGGTCGTCGGCAACGCCTCCTCGCTCGGCGCGGGACCGTACGTCATCGACAACGTCGACATCGAGGCCATCGCCCTCTACACCAACAACCCGCCCTGCGGCGCGATGCGCGGCTTCGGCGCGGTCCAGGCGTGCTTCGCCTACGAGGCCCAGATGGACAGACTCGCCGACGAGGTGGGCATGGACCGGGTCGCGTTCCGTCAGCTCAACGCGATGGAGCGGGGGAGCACCATGCCGACCGGGCAAGTCGTCGACTCGCCCGCTCCGGTCGCCGAACTCCTGCGCCGCGTCAAGGCGATGCCGATGCCGCCGGAGCAGCAGTGGCTCGCGGCGGGCGAGGCGGCGGACGTACGCCAGCTGCCGGGCGGTCTGTCCAACACCACGCACGGCGAGGCCGTCGTACGCGGTGTCGGGTACGCGGTCGGCATCAAGAACGTCGGCTTCTCCGAGGGCTTCGACGACTACTCGACGGCCAAGGTGCGCATGGAGGTGGTCGGCGGTGAGCCGGTGGCCACCGTGCACACCGCGATGGCGGAGGTCGGCCAGGGCGGCGTCACCGTCCACGCGCAGATCGCCCGCACCGAGCTGGGGGTCGCCCAGGTGACGATCGCCCCGGCCGACACGCAGGTGGGCAGCGCCGGTTCGACCTCGGCCTCGCGTCAGACGTACGTCACCGGTGGCGCCGTCAAGAACTCCTGCGAGCTGGTCCGCGAGAAGGTCCTCGAAATCGGCCGCCGCAAGTTCGGTACGTACCACCCCGCCTGGGCCACCGCCGAACTGCTCCTGGAGGGCGGCAAGGTCGTCACCGACGGCGGCGAGGTCCTCGCCGACCTGGCCGACGTGCTCGAAGACGAGGCCGTCGAGATCGAGGCCGAGTGGCGCCACCGTCCCACGGAGCCCTTCGACCTGCGCACCGGACAGGGCTTCGGCCACGTCCAGTACACCTTCGCCGCGCACCGCGCGGTCGTCGAGGTGGACACCGAACTCGGCCTGGTCAAGGTCATCGAGCTGGCCTGCGCCCAGGACGTCGGCAAGGCGCTCAACCCGCTGTCCGTCATCGGCCAGATCCAGGGCGGCACCCTCCAGGGCATGGGCATCGCGGTCATGGAGGAGATCGTCGTCGATCCCAGGACCGCGAAGGTCAGGAACCCGTCCTTCACCGACTACCTGCTCCCCACCATCCTCGACACGCCGACCATCCCCGTCGACGTGCTCGAACTCGCCGACGACCACGCGCCGTACGGGCTGCGCGGCGTCGGTGAGGCCCCGACCCTGTCGTCCACCCCGGCCGTCCTCGCGGCGATCCGGAACGCGACGGGTCTCGAGCTCAACCGCACCCCGGTCCGCCCCGAGCACCTCACGGGCACCTCATAA
- a CDS encoding pyruvate dehydrogenase: MAKQNVAEQFVDILARAGVKRLYGVVGDSLNPVVDAIRRNSAIDWIHVRHEETAAFAASAEAQVTGKLTACAGSCGPGNLHLINGLYDAHRSMAPVLALASHIPSSEIGLGYFQETHPDQLFRECSHYSEMISNPKQMPRLLQTAIQHAVGQSGVSVVTLPGDIADQAAPDKPVETALVTSRPSVRPGDAEIDKLVALIDEADKVTLFCGSGTAGAHAEVMAFAGKIKSPVGHALRGKEWIQYDNPYDVGMSGLLGYGAAYEATHECDLLILLGTDFPYNAFLPDNVKIAQIDVRPEHLGRRSKLDLAVWGDAKETLRCLIPRVRTKENRRFLDKMLKKHADALEGVVKAYTRKVEKHVPIHPEYVAAVVDELADEDAVFTVDTGMCNVWAARYISPNGRRRIIGSFSHGSMANALPMAIGAQFADRGRQVVSLSGDGGFSMLMGDFLTLVQYDLPVKIVLFNNSSLGMVELEMLVAGLPSYGTANKNPDFAAVARACGAYGVRVEKPKQLAGALKDAFKHKGPALVDIVTDPNALSIPPKISAEMVTGFALSASKIVLDGGVGRMVQMARSNLRNMPRP; this comes from the coding sequence ATGGCCAAGCAGAACGTCGCCGAGCAGTTCGTCGACATCCTCGCCCGCGCGGGCGTCAAGCGGCTGTACGGCGTGGTCGGCGACAGTCTGAACCCCGTGGTGGACGCGATCCGCCGCAACTCCGCGATCGACTGGATCCATGTCCGGCACGAGGAGACCGCCGCCTTCGCCGCGAGCGCGGAGGCCCAGGTCACCGGGAAGCTGACCGCCTGCGCCGGCTCCTGCGGCCCCGGCAACCTGCACCTCATCAACGGTCTGTACGACGCCCACCGCTCCATGGCCCCGGTCCTCGCCCTCGCCTCCCACATCCCCTCCAGCGAGATCGGCCTCGGCTACTTCCAGGAGACCCACCCCGACCAGCTCTTCCGCGAGTGCAGCCACTACAGCGAGATGATCTCCAACCCGAAGCAGATGCCCCGTCTGCTCCAGACGGCGATCCAGCACGCGGTCGGGCAGAGCGGGGTGAGCGTCGTGACACTGCCCGGCGACATCGCGGACCAGGCCGCCCCCGACAAGCCCGTCGAGACCGCCCTCGTCACCTCCCGGCCCAGCGTGCGACCGGGCGACGCCGAGATCGACAAGCTCGTCGCGCTGATCGACGAGGCCGACAAGGTCACCCTGTTCTGCGGCAGCGGCACGGCGGGAGCGCACGCCGAGGTCATGGCGTTCGCCGGGAAGATCAAGTCCCCGGTGGGACACGCACTTCGGGGCAAGGAGTGGATCCAGTACGACAACCCGTACGACGTCGGCATGAGCGGACTGCTCGGCTACGGCGCCGCATACGAGGCCACCCACGAATGCGACCTGCTGATCCTGCTCGGCACCGACTTCCCGTACAACGCCTTCCTGCCCGACAACGTGAAGATCGCCCAGATCGACGTACGGCCCGAACACCTCGGCCGCCGCTCGAAGCTGGACCTGGCCGTGTGGGGCGACGCGAAGGAGACGCTGCGCTGTCTCATCCCGCGCGTGCGGACCAAGGAGAACCGGCGCTTCCTCGACAAGATGCTGAAGAAGCACGCCGACGCGCTGGAGGGCGTCGTCAAGGCGTACACGAGGAAGGTCGAGAAGCACGTTCCGATCCATCCCGAGTACGTGGCGGCGGTGGTGGACGAACTCGCCGACGAGGACGCGGTGTTCACCGTCGACACCGGGATGTGCAATGTCTGGGCCGCCCGCTACATCTCGCCCAACGGCCGCCGCCGCATCATCGGTTCGTTCTCGCACGGCTCGATGGCGAACGCGCTGCCGATGGCGATCGGCGCCCAGTTCGCCGACCGCGGCCGCCAGGTCGTCTCGCTCTCCGGCGACGGCGGATTCTCCATGCTGATGGGCGACTTCCTCACCCTCGTCCAGTACGACCTGCCGGTGAAGATCGTCCTGTTCAACAACTCCTCCCTCGGCATGGTCGAGTTGGAGATGCTCGTCGCCGGGCTTCCCTCCTACGGCACCGCGAACAAGAACCCCGACTTCGCGGCCGTCGCCCGCGCCTGCGGCGCCTACGGCGTACGCGTCGAGAAGCCCAAGCAGCTCGCGGGCGCCCTGAAGGACGCCTTCAAGCACAAGGGCCCGGCCCTCGTCGACATCGTCACCGACCCCAACGCCCTCTCCATCCCGCCGAAGATCAGCGCCGAGATGGTGACGGGCTTCGCCCTGTCCGCGTCGAAGATCGTCCTGGACGGCGGAGTCGGACGGATGGTGCAGATGGCCCGCTCCAACCTGCGCAACATGCCGCGCCCTTAG
- a CDS encoding xanthine dehydrogenase family protein subunit M, translating to MDFLRPASWEEALAAKAAHPTAVPIAGGTDVMVEINFDHRRPEYLLDLNRIDELGEWEVGQESVRLGASVPYAAIMENLRGELPGLALASHTVASPQIRNRGGVGGNLGTASPAGDAHPALLAAGAEVEVESVRGSRLIPIDAFYTGVKRNALAPDELIRAVHIRKADGPQQYSKVGTRNAMVIAVCAFGLALHPSSRTVRTGIGSAAPTPVRAKTAEEFLNAALEEGGFWDNGKIITPSIAKQFADLCSAACNPIDDVRGTASYRRHAVGIMARRTLTWTWESYRGTAARTEGVA from the coding sequence ATGGACTTCCTTCGCCCCGCCAGCTGGGAGGAGGCGCTCGCCGCAAAGGCAGCGCACCCCACGGCTGTGCCGATCGCGGGTGGCACCGATGTCATGGTCGAGATCAACTTCGACCACCGCCGACCCGAGTACCTCCTGGACCTGAACCGCATCGACGAGCTCGGCGAGTGGGAGGTCGGACAGGAGAGCGTCCGGCTCGGCGCCTCCGTCCCCTACGCCGCGATCATGGAGAACCTGCGCGGCGAGCTGCCCGGCCTGGCCCTGGCCTCGCACACCGTGGCCTCCCCGCAGATCCGCAACCGCGGCGGCGTCGGCGGCAACCTCGGCACCGCCTCCCCGGCCGGTGACGCTCACCCCGCCCTCCTCGCGGCAGGCGCCGAGGTGGAGGTGGAGTCCGTACGCGGCTCCCGGCTGATCCCGATCGACGCGTTCTACACCGGTGTGAAGCGCAACGCGCTCGCCCCGGACGAGCTGATCAGGGCCGTCCACATCAGGAAGGCCGACGGGCCGCAGCAGTACTCCAAGGTCGGCACGCGCAACGCGATGGTGATCGCGGTGTGCGCCTTCGGGCTCGCGCTGCACCCCTCCTCGCGCACCGTCCGTACCGGCATCGGCTCGGCCGCGCCCACCCCGGTCCGCGCCAAGACCGCCGAGGAGTTCCTGAACGCGGCGCTCGAAGAGGGCGGCTTCTGGGACAACGGCAAGATCATCACCCCGTCGATCGCCAAGCAGTTCGCGGACCTCTGCTCCGCCGCCTGCAACCCGATCGACGACGTCCGGGGCACGGCGAGCTACCGACGCCACGCGGTCGGCATCATGGCCCGCCGCACGCTGACCTGGACCTGGGAGTCGTACCGCGGTACCGCCGCTCGCACGGAGGGAGTCGCGTGA
- a CDS encoding PucR family transcriptional regulator: MRLRALLDTDALGLRLLGGEDELDRTVRGVMTTDLKDPSRYLSGGELVLTGLAWRHDAADSEPFVRILAGAGVAGLAAGEAELGDIPDDLVLACTRHRLPLFAVNESVAFATITEHVVRQVSGERAGDLAAVVDRHRRMMTSGPAGGGPDVVLDLLGTDLDLRAWVLSPTGRPIAGSKLAGQALPGDVCAKLAAEHLAAVRTGRRGPHRVTVGPVTYSLFPIRSSGRTAGASRDVRETVLSDWLLAVEADAGDWPAERLDLLQGVTQLIAVERDRRDAARTVRRRLAQEVLELVQAGAAPAEIAARLRVAAPVLLPGLGTAPHWQVVVARVEWDGGEMEGGPVAQSLLEEILVDPLAAGPEHSDRIAVAHTGDEAIALVPLPAVSTEHDGSETGVLADTLLEAVRDPLSAGLNDDGRLTLGVSAAVHSAEGLRGALEEARHARRVAAARPGRVCAAGHQELASHVLLLPFVPDDVRRAFTARLLDPLRDYDRRHRAELIPTLEAFLDCDGSWTRCAARLHLHVNTLRYRVGRIEQLTSRDLSRLEDKLDFFLALRMS; the protein is encoded by the coding sequence ATGCGGCTGCGCGCACTGCTGGACACCGACGCGCTGGGCCTCAGGCTCCTCGGCGGCGAGGACGAGCTGGACCGCACCGTGCGCGGTGTGATGACCACCGACCTCAAGGACCCCAGCCGCTACCTCTCGGGCGGCGAGCTGGTCCTCACGGGCCTCGCCTGGCGGCACGACGCGGCGGACTCCGAGCCGTTCGTACGGATCCTCGCGGGCGCCGGGGTCGCCGGCCTCGCCGCCGGCGAGGCCGAGCTGGGCGACATCCCGGACGACCTGGTGCTGGCCTGCACCCGCCACCGGCTGCCGCTGTTCGCGGTGAACGAATCGGTGGCCTTCGCGACGATCACCGAGCATGTCGTACGGCAGGTCTCGGGCGAGCGGGCCGGGGACCTGGCCGCGGTGGTGGACCGGCACCGCCGGATGATGACCTCGGGCCCGGCCGGCGGCGGCCCCGACGTGGTCCTGGACCTGCTCGGCACCGACCTGGACCTGCGGGCCTGGGTGCTCTCGCCCACCGGACGGCCCATCGCGGGGTCGAAACTCGCCGGGCAGGCGCTGCCCGGCGATGTGTGCGCCAAGCTGGCCGCGGAGCATCTGGCGGCGGTGCGCACCGGGCGGCGCGGGCCGCACCGGGTGACGGTGGGACCGGTGACGTACTCGCTCTTCCCGATCCGCTCGTCCGGCCGAACCGCCGGCGCCTCCCGGGACGTACGGGAGACGGTGCTCTCCGACTGGCTGCTGGCCGTGGAGGCGGACGCCGGGGACTGGCCCGCGGAGCGGCTCGACCTGCTCCAGGGCGTCACCCAGCTGATCGCGGTCGAGCGGGACCGGCGGGACGCGGCGCGCACGGTGCGGCGACGGCTCGCGCAGGAGGTCCTGGAGCTGGTGCAGGCGGGTGCCGCGCCCGCGGAGATCGCGGCGCGGCTGCGGGTCGCGGCGCCGGTGCTGCTGCCCGGGCTCGGCACGGCGCCGCACTGGCAGGTCGTGGTCGCCCGGGTCGAGTGGGACGGCGGGGAGATGGAAGGCGGTCCGGTCGCCCAGTCGCTGCTGGAGGAGATCCTCGTGGATCCGCTGGCCGCCGGTCCCGAGCACTCCGACCGCATCGCGGTGGCCCACACGGGTGACGAGGCGATCGCCCTCGTCCCGCTTCCGGCGGTGTCCACGGAGCATGACGGCTCCGAGACCGGAGTGCTCGCCGACACCCTCCTGGAGGCCGTCCGCGACCCGCTGTCGGCGGGCCTGAACGACGACGGCCGGCTCACCCTCGGCGTCAGCGCCGCCGTGCACTCGGCGGAGGGGCTGCGCGGCGCGCTGGAGGAGGCGCGGCACGCCCGCCGGGTCGCCGCCGCCCGTCCGGGCCGGGTCTGCGCGGCCGGGCACCAGGAGCTGGCCTCGCACGTCCTGCTGCTGCCGTTCGTCCCGGACGACGTGCGCCGCGCGTTCACGGCCCGCCTGCTCGACCCGCTGCGCGACTACGACCGCCGGCACCGCGCCGAGCTGATCCCCACCCTGGAGGCGTTCCTCGACTGCGACGGCTCCTGGACGCGCTGCGCGGCGCGGCTGCACCTGCACGTCAACACGCTGCGCTACCGGGTGGGCCGTATCGAGCAGTTGACGAGCCGGGACCTCTCCCGGCTGGAGGACAAGCTCGATTTCTTCCTGGCACTGCGGATGAGCTGA
- a CDS encoding DUF2637 domain-containing protein gives MRLTDISLNWLLPGAVLLLGMLAAVAVLARGKRSGETTSSGEDSWERSEERRRRKEAIYGTASYVLLFCCAAVAAALSFHGLVGFGQQNLGLTDGWEYLVPFGLDGAAMFCSVLAVREASHGDAALGSRILVWTFAGAAAWFNWVHAPRGVDHAGAPQFFSGMSLSAAVLFDRALKQTRRAALREQGLVPRPLPQIRIVRWLRAPRETYSAWSLMLLENVRTLDEAVDEVREDKRQKEQTRLRRREQERVERAHLKAISRGHRGIVGRGGSRQNETTTTVERAPAPATADSAISAPEQLPVRSRPSLQPVRKSTDPITVDLTAEDDTMALPRLDSLERKLKDLEQQFG, from the coding sequence ATGAGACTGACCGACATATCGCTGAACTGGCTGCTTCCGGGCGCCGTTTTGCTCCTGGGCATGCTGGCGGCGGTGGCGGTGCTCGCGCGTGGCAAGCGGTCCGGGGAGACCACGTCGAGCGGCGAAGACTCGTGGGAGCGCAGCGAGGAGCGCCGCAGGCGCAAGGAGGCCATCTACGGCACGGCCTCCTACGTGCTGCTGTTCTGCTGTGCCGCCGTCGCCGCGGCGCTCTCCTTCCACGGCCTGGTCGGCTTCGGCCAGCAGAACCTCGGCCTCACCGACGGCTGGGAGTACCTGGTCCCGTTCGGCCTCGACGGCGCGGCCATGTTCTGCTCCGTCCTCGCGGTGCGCGAGGCCAGCCACGGTGACGCGGCGCTCGGCTCCCGGATACTCGTATGGACGTTCGCCGGTGCCGCCGCCTGGTTCAACTGGGTGCACGCGCCCCGGGGCGTCGACCACGCCGGTGCCCCGCAGTTCTTCTCCGGAATGTCGCTGTCCGCCGCGGTGCTGTTCGACCGCGCGCTGAAGCAGACCCGCCGTGCGGCGCTGCGGGAGCAGGGCCTGGTCCCGCGCCCGCTGCCGCAGATCCGGATCGTCCGCTGGCTGCGTGCTCCCCGTGAGACGTACAGCGCCTGGTCGCTGATGCTCCTGGAGAACGTGCGCACGCTGGACGAGGCGGTCGACGAGGTCCGCGAGGACAAGCGCCAGAAGGAGCAGACCCGACTGCGCCGTCGCGAGCAGGAGCGGGTCGAGCGCGCGCACCTGAAGGCGATCAGCCGCGGCCACCGCGGCATTGTCGGCCGCGGCGGCTCACGCCAGAACGAGACCACGACGACCGTGGAGCGGGCCCCTGCCCCGGCGACCGCGGACTCTGCCATATCGGCGCCGGAGCAACTGCCCGTACGTTCCCGTCCCTCCCTGCAGCCCGTCCGCAAGAGCACTGACCCCATCACCGTCGACCTCACCGCCGAGGACGACACGATGGCACTGCCGCGCCTGGACTCCCTGGAGCGCAAGCTCAAGGACCTGGAGCAGCAGTTCGGCTGA
- a CDS encoding ATP-binding protein: MEEASEGAMDQSGAAQLKRRLGRADLRAVPEARRALRDLLRHWGRPGKSEIAELLTSELVTNALIHTDHDAVLTATVSPRGLRVEVRDFVGRRPRLRVPNADDGTHGRGLVLVQSLADAWGVRAHGVGKSVWFELDGGAA, from the coding sequence GTGGAGGAAGCGTCCGAGGGTGCCATGGATCAGTCGGGTGCCGCGCAGCTCAAGCGCAGGCTCGGCAGGGCGGACCTGCGGGCGGTGCCCGAGGCCCGCAGAGCACTGAGGGATTTGTTACGGCACTGGGGGAGGCCGGGAAAGTCCGAGATAGCCGAGCTGCTGACCAGCGAGCTCGTCACCAACGCGCTCATCCACACCGACCACGACGCCGTCCTGACAGCCACCGTCTCGCCTCGCGGACTCCGCGTGGAGGTACGGGACTTCGTGGGACGCAGGCCCAGACTGCGGGTACCGAACGCCGACGACGGTACGCACGGCAGAGGCCTCGTTCTCGTCCAGTCCCTCGCGGACGCGTGGGGGGTACGGGCGCACGGCGTGGGCAAATCGGTGTGGTTCGAACTGGATGGGGGCGCCGCCTGA